In Hippoglossus stenolepis isolate QCI-W04-F060 chromosome 5, HSTE1.2, whole genome shotgun sequence, one genomic interval encodes:
- the ehf gene encoding ETS homologous factor: MVHHSLDAAMSITPVTTLDSMLTTPWSPTNSYADVPMVMSGFTSRLWPHESQPQFWSKYQVWEWLQQVLDMHQIDASNIPFQNFDMDGHQLCSLSYQDFIRAAGSMGTILFHSLTELKWSAQCHVELGQLELKPELDFPCPFPDVSYPPGEIYDPMIHPLAPVASPTPSSPDIKRSYSRPHQVRKHNPRGTHLWEFIRDILLSPERNPGLIKWEDRTEGVFRFLKSEAVAQLWGKKKNNSSMTYEKLSRAMRYYYKREILERVDGRRLVYKFGRNARGWRESEK; this comes from the exons ATGGTACATCACAGTTTAGACGCTGCAATGAGCATAACTCCAGTAACCACCCTGGACAGCATGCTGACCACGCCTTGGAGCCCCACTAACTCCTACGCTGATG TGCCGATGGTGATGTCTGGTTTTACAAGTCGTCTGTGGCCTCACGAGTCCCAGCCTCAGTTCTGGAGCAAGTACCAGGTGTGGGAGTGGCTGCAACAAGTCTTGGACATGCACCAGATCGATGCCTCAAACATTCCCTTCCAGAACTTTGACATGGACGGCCATCAGCTCTGCAGCCTGAGCTACCAGGACTTCATCCGCGCCGCTGGCAGCATGGGAACCATTCTCTTccacagcctcacagagctcaAGTGGAGCG CCCAGTGCCATGTGGAATTAGGACAGCTGGAACTCAAACCAGAGT tagATTTCCCCTGTCCATTTCCAGATGTCAGCTATCCACCCGGAG AGATCTACGATCCCATGATTCACCCTCTCGCACCAGTCGCCTCTCCCACCCCTTCTAGTCCTG ACATAAAAAGATCCTACAGCCGTCCCCATCAGGTCAGAAAACACA ACCCAAGGGGGACCCACTTGTGGGAGTTCATCAGGGACATTCTTCTGAGCCCAGAGCGAAACCCAGGGCTGATCAAGTGGGAGGATCGGACGGAGGGCGTTTTCCGCTTCCTGAAGTCAGAGGCGGTGGCGCAGCTGTGGGGCAAGAAGAAGAATAACAGCAGCATGACCTACGAGAAACTAAGTCGGGCAATGAG ATATTACTACAAAAGGGAAATCTTAGAACGAGTAGACGGACGCAGACTGGTCTACAAGTTTGGAAGGAACGCCCGAGGATGGAGGGAGTCAGAAAAGtga